From the genome of Populus alba chromosome 10, ASM523922v2, whole genome shotgun sequence, one region includes:
- the LOC118048824 gene encoding uncharacterized protein encodes MAPSRWIRPEVFPLFASVGVAVGICGMQLLRNITTNPDVRVTKENRAAGVLDNFKEGEKYAEHGLRKYVRNRTPQIMPSLNGFFSDPDLPTN; translated from the exons ATGGCTCCCTCACGATGGATAAGGCCTGAG GTGTTTCCACTCTTTGCATCTGTTGGTGTAGCTGTTGGCATTTGTGGCATGCAACTTCTTAGGAATATAACCACAAACCCTGACGTAAG GGTGACGAAAGAGAACAGGGCGGCAGGAGTGCTTGACAACTTTAAAGAGGGCGAGAAATATGCAGAACATGGTCTTAGGAAGTATGTCCGAAACAGAACTCCTCAGATCATGCCATCCCTCAACGGTTTCTTCTCAGACCCAGATCTTCCAACTAACTAA